The Mammaliicoccus sciuri genome window below encodes:
- a CDS encoding salicylate synthase: MNYLKNTLYNLFDKIQYKEARYNITPYKLESLKYNICNYLKNILNEDFIMYELNEKTYIGVGQAIEFKITSKNFTIERKESNLKINKEFKSLSNLLQEIYSIFESNKISAFGNINFNLAKYLHLSNYCNENDELLHFFVPSTKVEIREGEMLVQFLESNPFSKLSEIYEEIEMIHVPLKSNPERILLNQQSESYKKNVSKAISDINNGKYSKVIISRKINISESINMIKSYFLGLKFNNPARSYLYSVNEKELFGFSPETIVQVDNYNKVFTFPLAGTRKNEESLKKELLTDIKEVGEHAVSVNLALKELGDVCIPNSIIVEEFMNIYERGSVQHLGSKVSGILKNKNYWDALLALYPAVTASGIPKKESIEAIEKYEDMPRNLYSGGIFIIDKEIGFDVALILRTVFQDKDETYLRAGAGIVEKSNPDREMEETREKLKSVIESLSL; the protein is encoded by the coding sequence GTGAATTATTTGAAAAACACTTTATATAACTTATTTGATAAAATTCAATATAAAGAAGCGAGATATAATATCACTCCTTATAAACTGGAATCCTTGAAATATAATATTTGCAATTACTTAAAGAATATTCTAAATGAAGATTTTATTATGTATGAACTGAATGAAAAAACTTATATTGGTGTTGGGCAAGCAATTGAGTTCAAGATAACTAGTAAGAACTTTACTATTGAACGTAAGGAATCGAATTTAAAAATAAATAAAGAATTTAAATCATTATCAAATTTGTTACAAGAAATATATTCAATATTTGAAAGTAATAAAATAAGTGCTTTTGGTAATATTAACTTTAATTTAGCTAAATATTTACATTTATCTAATTATTGTAATGAAAATGATGAATTGTTGCATTTTTTTGTACCTTCTACAAAAGTGGAAATAAGAGAAGGGGAAATGCTAGTACAGTTTTTAGAAAGTAACCCATTTAGTAAATTAAGTGAAATCTATGAAGAAATAGAAATGATTCATGTCCCTCTTAAGAGTAATCCGGAAAGAATATTGCTAAACCAACAATCAGAAAGCTATAAAAAAAACGTAAGCAAAGCAATATCAGATATAAATAATGGTAAATACTCTAAAGTAATAATTTCTAGAAAAATTAACATTTCAGAATCGATAAATATGATAAAGAGTTATTTTTTAGGATTAAAATTTAATAATCCAGCGCGTTCATATTTATATAGTGTAAATGAAAAAGAGTTATTTGGATTTTCTCCTGAAACTATAGTTCAAGTAGATAATTATAATAAAGTATTTACATTTCCATTAGCAGGTACGAGAAAAAATGAAGAATCTCTTAAAAAAGAATTATTGACAGATATTAAAGAGGTAGGAGAACATGCTGTTTCTGTTAATCTAGCACTTAAAGAGTTAGGTGATGTGTGTATACCAAATTCTATCATAGTAGAAGAATTTATGAATATTTATGAAAGAGGATCTGTACAACACCTAGGTTCTAAAGTATCAGGTATACTTAAGAATAAAAATTATTGGGATGCTCTACTAGCCTTATACCCAGCTGTAACAGCATCTGGAATTCCAAAAAAAGAAAGTATTGAAGCTATAGAAAAGTATGAAGATATGCCTAGAAATTTATATAGTGGCGGAATATTTATTATAGATAAAGAAATAGGATTTGATGTGGCATTAATATTAAGAACGGTTTTTCAAGATAAAGACGAAACTTATCTTAGAGCTGGAGCTGGAATTGTAGAAAAATCTAATCCTGATCGAGAAATGGAAGAAACACGTGAAAAGTTAAAATCGGTAATTGAGTCGTTAAGTTTGTGA
- a CDS encoding transposase, with the protein MTNNDSMQPITDLSDLEERIPKNDVARIVKLIVDSIPETRLDGCEERFGMSVYHSKTMLKIILYAYTQSKFSGKEIEFALRDSYRMMWLAEMHVTTFDLINYFRSIDEINNLVQTLYINLRSNLIQQQIIDPKSEYMDIINQDAKIDKQSFIWNEKFEENNTYNQESKEVYQELLNTKILPSIKHETE; encoded by the coding sequence ATGACAAATAATGATAGCATGCAACCTATAACAGATTTATCAGATTTAGAAGAGCGTATTCCGAAAAATGATGTAGCACGTATAGTGAAACTTATTGTTGATAGTATACCTGAAACAAGGCTTGATGGGTGTGAAGAGCGATTTGGTATGAGTGTCTATCACTCTAAAACAATGCTCAAAATTATTTTATATGCTTATACACAATCTAAATTCTCGGGTAAAGAAATTGAGTTTGCATTAAGGGACAGTTATCGAATGATGTGGTTAGCTGAGATGCATGTAACAACTTTTGATTTAATCAATTACTTTCGTAGTATCGATGAGATAAACAATTTGGTGCAAACTTTATACATTAATTTGAGGTCGAATTTAATTCAACAGCAAATAATTGACCCAAAAAGTGAATACATGGATATCATAAATCAAGATGCCAAAATTGATAAACAATCATTTATTTGGAATGAAAAATTTGAAGAAAACAATACTTACAATCAAGAATCAAAAGAAGTATATCAAGAATTGTTGAATACTAAAATTTTGCCATCAATCAAACACGAAACAGAATAG
- a CDS encoding NAD(P)/FAD-dependent oxidoreductase — MEKTNKVVIIGAGPAGIGMAIALIEMGLDDILILDKGQVGESFKNWPLSTRFITPSFTTNGFGTPDINAITPHSSPAFTFKKEHISGKEYVQYLEALVQIYNLKVDQHTNVLDVSNNRDNETYKVYTDHGTIDAEYIFVATGNFSYPYKPFKHGRHYSEVEKFSDINGELAVVIGGNESGFDAALNLALSGKIVDIYTNSTSYKQEDADPSIRLSPYTHQRYEELKELGYPIRIHTEHVVKEIEYKNGQYVIQFNGVHDDVIISEEPILATGFNPVQHNRLTRILFENDGTNFMLTDDDESTINPNVFMIGDTVKHQDVILCYIYKFRTRLAVLAKLICDRESFEANEDAIEFYQSNQMFLDDYDCCDVNCSC; from the coding sequence ATGGAAAAAACAAATAAAGTAGTGATTATTGGTGCGGGTCCTGCTGGTATAGGTATGGCTATTGCATTAATTGAAATGGGATTAGATGATATTCTTATATTAGATAAAGGACAAGTTGGTGAATCTTTTAAAAATTGGCCATTATCAACTCGCTTTATCACACCTTCGTTTACAACAAATGGGTTTGGAACACCAGATATTAACGCAATCACACCTCATAGTTCCCCTGCTTTTACTTTTAAGAAAGAACATATTTCAGGCAAAGAGTATGTTCAATATTTAGAAGCGCTTGTACAGATTTATAACTTGAAAGTTGACCAACATACAAATGTATTAGATGTATCCAATAATAGAGACAATGAAACATATAAAGTGTATACAGATCATGGGACTATTGATGCTGAATATATCTTTGTTGCGACAGGGAATTTTTCATATCCTTATAAACCGTTTAAACATGGTAGACATTATAGTGAGGTTGAAAAATTTTCAGATATAAATGGTGAACTGGCTGTCGTAATTGGTGGTAACGAAAGCGGATTTGATGCAGCGCTCAATTTAGCATTATCCGGTAAAATTGTCGATATTTATACTAATTCTACAAGTTATAAACAAGAAGATGCTGATCCAAGTATTCGACTTTCTCCTTATACACACCAACGATATGAAGAATTAAAGGAACTTGGTTATCCCATACGTATTCATACCGAACATGTGGTGAAAGAAATTGAGTATAAAAATGGTCAATATGTTATTCAATTTAACGGCGTACATGACGATGTAATAATTTCCGAAGAACCGATACTTGCTACTGGATTTAATCCTGTTCAACATAATCGACTAACTCGAATATTATTTGAAAATGATGGTACAAATTTTATGCTAACTGACGATGATGAATCAACAATTAATCCTAATGTCTTTATGATAGGAGATACGGTTAAACATCAAGATGTTATTCTTTGTTATATTTACAAATTTAGAACGCGTTTAGCTGTTCTAGCAAAATTAATATGTGACCGAGAAAGCTTTGAAGCAAATGAAGATGCTATAGAGTTCTATCAATCAAATCAAATGTTTTTAGATGATTATGATTGTTGTGATGTGAACTGTTCATGTTAA
- a CDS encoding nucleoside recognition domain-containing protein — MLKVEYNIKNGTCSPIPNGEHYIVIKQLKKLSTEQKLQFKRYIIQKQLKLTLDENCKQKIDDPDESKYIISELNILRQEQAKHVPKVKDMFLAFALIILMFMLPIYISYYLSQYIQNHWVEQFLDYVIHTVQFDEKALNDLLFGDYGLLSLGIYSIIWALPVVVFISISTNIISESHLKSYIVWSIDPVMTKVGLTGYDIVPVIEGFGCNSAAVLRANHDCSACTKNNCMSMVSFGSSCSYQIGATLSLFSVIKAPWLFIPYLIIVFIGGLMHIKLWSSKSMIPTHYFVLDKVRKPSIIAVWKESKQTILSFLAQALPIFMMICVCASILSMTPILLRAANVFNPILQLMNAPQEMSTGILFSMIRKDGMLLFNVNQGSLLQTMSLKSVFLLVLFSSTFSACSVTITMIIKNLGWKQGLGIVVKQMITATICLCGTVLIMNLFGGI; from the coding sequence ATGTTAAAAGTTGAATATAATATTAAAAATGGAACTTGTTCGCCGATACCAAACGGTGAACATTATATTGTGATTAAGCAGCTAAAAAAACTATCAACAGAGCAGAAATTACAGTTTAAAAGGTATATCATTCAAAAGCAATTAAAGCTCACACTAGATGAAAACTGTAAGCAAAAGATAGATGACCCTGACGAATCAAAATATATTATCTCTGAATTGAATATCTTAAGACAAGAACAAGCGAAACATGTTCCTAAAGTAAAAGACATGTTTTTAGCTTTTGCTTTAATCATATTAATGTTTATGTTGCCAATATATATTTCTTATTATTTATCTCAATATATTCAAAATCATTGGGTAGAGCAGTTTTTAGACTATGTAATACATACTGTTCAATTCGACGAAAAGGCTTTGAATGACTTACTATTTGGAGATTATGGGTTATTGTCACTCGGCATATATTCAATCATTTGGGCATTACCCGTTGTCGTTTTCATTAGTATTTCTACGAATATTATCAGTGAAAGTCATTTAAAATCTTATATCGTTTGGTCAATCGATCCAGTTATGACAAAAGTAGGATTAACTGGTTACGATATTGTACCAGTTATTGAAGGATTTGGTTGTAATTCCGCAGCAGTATTGCGTGCCAATCATGATTGTAGTGCTTGCACTAAAAATAACTGTATGAGTATGGTTAGCTTTGGATCATCATGTAGTTATCAAATTGGCGCGACACTTTCACTATTCAGTGTAATCAAAGCCCCATGGTTATTTATTCCTTATTTAATAATCGTATTTATCGGTGGTTTAATGCATATTAAACTATGGTCCTCAAAAAGCATGATACCAACTCATTATTTTGTGTTAGATAAAGTTAGAAAGCCTTCAATTATAGCTGTATGGAAAGAATCCAAACAGACTATTCTGTCATTCTTAGCTCAAGCTTTACCAATATTTATGATGATTTGTGTATGTGCGAGTATCCTTTCTATGACACCTATTTTACTGCGGGCTGCAAATGTCTTTAATCCAATTTTACAGTTGATGAATGCACCTCAAGAGATGTCAACGGGTATTCTATTCTCAATGATTAGAAAAGATGGTATGTTGTTGTTCAATGTGAATCAGGGCTCATTATTGCAAACGATGTCGTTAAAAAGTGTGTTCTTATTAGTATTATTTAGTTCAACATTTTCTGCATGTTCTGTAACAATCACTATGATAATTAAAAATTTAGGGTGGAAGCAAGGTCTAGGAATTGTCGTAAAACAAATGATTACAGCGACGATTTGCTTATGTGGAACTGTATTGATTATGAATTTATTTGGAGGGATTTAA
- the dcd gene encoding dCTP deaminase, translated as MILSDQDIKRFISEGQVSVTPYREQLIEPASIDLTLGNHFLLPISPKDNVQSLKDPIQYDEVVAKTFTIPGKSFVLATTQECVKLSNMMTGFVEGRSSIGRAGLFIQNAGWVDPGFEGHITLELFNANDFSLKIEENQRICQLVIARTHLPAISGYNGKYQGQLNATGSKVFMDFEKY; from the coding sequence TTGATATTATCAGATCAAGATATTAAGCGGTTTATTAGTGAAGGTCAAGTAAGTGTCACACCTTATCGAGAACAACTTATAGAACCCGCTTCTATTGATTTAACATTAGGCAATCATTTTCTACTACCCATTTCACCAAAAGATAATGTGCAATCGTTGAAAGATCCTATTCAGTATGATGAAGTTGTTGCCAAAACTTTTACAATACCAGGTAAATCATTTGTATTAGCGACTACACAGGAATGTGTGAAACTTTCAAATATGATGACGGGTTTTGTAGAAGGGAGGAGTTCAATTGGCAGAGCGGGTTTATTTATACAGAATGCTGGTTGGGTAGATCCGGGGTTTGAAGGTCATATTACTTTAGAATTATTTAATGCGAATGATTTCTCATTAAAAATTGAAGAAAACCAACGGATATGTCAACTTGTAATAGCACGTACACATTTACCTGCTATTTCTGGGTACAATGGAAAGTACCAAGGACAACTCAACGCAACAGGTAGTAAAGTGTTTATGGATTTTGAGAAATATTAA